The following proteins are co-located in the Nocardia bhagyanarayanae genome:
- a CDS encoding TadA family conjugal transfer-associated ATPase yields the protein MSALVTAELLDRVRERLAGTPGAPEPAAVAAAIRAEAGGVLGDTDLLRALRLLQTEMTGAGVLEPLLHDPRVADVLVTAPDAVWIDRGHGLEKTSVTFQDEAAVRRLAQRLALAAGRRLDDAQPWVDGRLTGSEAALGDSFGVRLHAVLAPIAHGGTCLSLRVLRPATQGLDALAASGAVPSEAKTLLERIIRARLAFLVVGGTGAGKTTLLSGLLAKVDARERIVCVEDAAELAPPHPHVVRLVARTANVEGVGVVTVRDLVRQALRMRPDRIVVGEVRGAEVVDLLTALNTGHDGGAGTVHANSPREVPARLEALAALGGMDRAALHSQLTAAVQVVLHVERRSDGSRGLREIGVLDRAESGRVRIVAAWRADGGAVPGAGALEGLLAERAPL from the coding sequence GTGAGCGCGCTCGTGACGGCCGAGCTGCTGGATCGCGTGCGCGAACGGCTGGCGGGCACGCCCGGTGCGCCGGAACCGGCGGCCGTTGCGGCGGCCATTCGCGCCGAAGCGGGTGGCGTGCTCGGCGACACCGACCTGCTGCGGGCGCTGCGGCTGTTGCAGACCGAGATGACCGGCGCGGGAGTGCTGGAACCTCTGCTGCACGACCCGCGGGTGGCGGACGTGCTGGTGACGGCGCCCGACGCGGTCTGGATCGACCGGGGGCACGGGCTGGAGAAGACCTCGGTCACGTTCCAGGACGAGGCGGCGGTGCGCAGGCTGGCCCAGCGGCTGGCGCTCGCGGCGGGCCGCAGGCTCGACGACGCGCAGCCGTGGGTGGACGGCAGATTGACCGGAAGCGAAGCGGCGCTCGGTGATTCGTTCGGCGTCCGCCTGCACGCGGTGCTCGCGCCGATCGCGCACGGCGGCACCTGTCTCTCACTGCGGGTGCTGCGACCCGCGACGCAGGGGTTGGACGCGCTCGCCGCGTCCGGCGCGGTGCCGTCGGAGGCGAAGACACTGCTGGAGCGGATCATTCGGGCTCGGCTCGCCTTTCTCGTGGTGGGCGGCACGGGCGCGGGAAAGACCACGCTGTTGTCCGGACTGCTCGCCAAGGTCGATGCCCGCGAGCGGATCGTGTGCGTCGAGGACGCGGCCGAACTCGCGCCGCCGCACCCGCACGTGGTTCGCCTCGTCGCGCGCACGGCGAACGTCGAGGGCGTCGGCGTGGTGACGGTCCGCGACCTGGTGCGGCAGGCGCTGCGCATGCGACCGGACCGGATCGTCGTCGGCGAGGTGCGCGGCGCCGAGGTGGTCGACCTGCTGACCGCGCTGAACACCGGCCACGACGGCGGCGCGGGCACCGTCCACGCGAACTCCCCGCGCGAAGTGCCCGCCCGTCTGGAAGCCCTGGCGGCGCTCGGCGGCATGGACCGCGCGGCCTTACACAGTCAACTCACCGCCGCGGTCCAAGTGGTGCTGCATGTGGAGCGCCGGTCGGACGGTTCGCGTGGACTGCGGGAGATCGGGGTGCTCGACCGTGCGGAGAGCGGGAGGGTGCGGATCGTCGCCGCTTGGCGGGCCGATGGTGGGGCGGTGCCGGGAGCGGGGGCGTTGGAAGGTCTTCTGGCGGAACGGGCCCCGCTATGA
- a CDS encoding type II secretion system F family protein: MTAAMLCLALAVLLVPGAGAERRFRGLFSVNGARKADYSNVFRVSVVLGVVSTVLLGVGTFLAAALLAGTVGLRRRRARGDCHRAEECAHLLDALEAVIGELRVGAHPSAAADVAAAESRGAASRAFAVSAARSKLGGSAADGLRDPDAVVDTELARIADAWRIAEDHGLALAELLTAARADLRGRIRFRARATAALAGARATATVLSTLPVLGLALGQLMGADPLRVLFTSSMGSLLLPLGVGLACAGLLWSDAITRKVLV; encoded by the coding sequence ATGACAGCGGCGATGTTGTGCCTGGCGCTCGCGGTGCTGCTCGTGCCTGGTGCGGGTGCGGAACGGCGGTTTCGTGGGCTGTTCTCGGTGAATGGTGCGCGAAAGGCGGACTACAGCAATGTTTTTCGCGTCTCGGTGGTTCTGGGTGTGGTTTCCACCGTGCTGTTGGGCGTCGGGACCTTCCTCGCGGCCGCGCTGCTGGCAGGCACCGTGGGGCTGCGTAGGCGGCGGGCTCGCGGCGACTGTCACCGCGCGGAGGAGTGCGCTCACCTTCTCGACGCGCTCGAAGCGGTCATCGGCGAACTGCGAGTCGGCGCGCACCCGAGCGCGGCCGCGGACGTCGCCGCTGCGGAATCTCGCGGTGCGGCATCACGTGCTTTCGCGGTCAGCGCCGCCCGCAGCAAGCTGGGCGGGTCCGCCGCCGATGGGCTGCGCGACCCGGATGCCGTGGTCGATACCGAACTCGCTCGCATCGCCGACGCGTGGCGGATCGCGGAAGACCACGGCCTGGCCCTCGCCGAACTGCTGACGGCCGCCCGCGCGGATCTGCGGGGCCGCATTCGTTTTCGTGCTCGCGCCACCGCCGCTCTCGCCGGTGCTCGCGCCACGGCCACGGTCCTGTCCACGCTGCCGGTGCTCGGACTTGCCTTGGGACAGCTCATGGGAGCAGACCCGCTACGAGTCCTTTTCACCTCCTCGATGGGGAGCCTGCTGCTCCCACTGGGCGTGGGCCTGGCCTGCGCGGGACTGCTGTGGAGCGATGCGATCACGCGAAAGGTGCTGGTGTGA
- a CDS encoding oxidoreductase — MTDPLQPLVDLPGVRDAADRARDALAAVHRHKSNRRGWAVTAAEAAVRAARSSAAIDGGSTELPADGQVGDPILAGSLRVGQALDGDALRNLAGTWQRAPLQALARLHLLAAADLVTDEELLGRPRTDPGVAERLDLLAQTVLTTKAPAPVVAAVVHGELLALRPFGTADGIVARAASRLVSVARGLDPHSLGVPEVFWLRRKQAYDAAAAEFGTGRPDAVGGWVIFCCGALEDGAREATSIADAAAG; from the coding sequence GTGACCGACCCGCTGCAGCCCCTCGTCGACCTGCCCGGCGTGCGCGACGCCGCCGACCGCGCCCGCGATGCCCTCGCCGCGGTGCACCGGCACAAGTCGAACCGCCGCGGGTGGGCGGTCACCGCGGCCGAGGCGGCGGTACGTGCGGCCCGGTCCTCGGCGGCCATCGACGGCGGCAGCACCGAGCTGCCCGCGGACGGGCAGGTCGGGGATCCGATCCTCGCCGGTTCGCTGCGCGTCGGGCAGGCGCTCGACGGCGATGCCCTTCGCAACCTCGCGGGCACCTGGCAGCGCGCGCCGCTCCAGGCCTTGGCCCGGTTGCACCTGCTCGCCGCCGCCGACCTGGTCACCGACGAGGAGCTGCTCGGGCGGCCGCGCACGGATCCGGGTGTCGCCGAGCGGCTCGACCTGCTCGCGCAGACGGTGTTGACCACGAAAGCGCCCGCGCCCGTCGTCGCGGCGGTGGTGCACGGCGAGCTGCTCGCGCTGCGGCCGTTCGGCACGGCCGACGGGATCGTCGCGCGCGCGGCCTCGCGGTTGGTCTCGGTGGCAAGGGGGCTCGACCCGCACAGCCTGGGTGTGCCGGAGGTGTTCTGGTTGCGGCGCAAGCAGGCGTACGACGCCGCGGCCGCGGAATTCGGGACCGGTCGGCCGGACGCGGTCGGCGGATGGGTGATTTTCTGCTGCGGTGCGCTGGAGGACGGCGCCAGGGAGGCGACGTCGATCGCGGACGCGGCGGCGGGGTAG
- the ssd gene encoding septum site-determining protein Ssd, whose protein sequence is MDIDAAQNARTSPALVLIRDAGLRDEVRRVAAAAERELDEREPPVGRHVWSGTPLVILDTVGARSCAAAGCARRAGVVLVTDGEPGLSEWQAAAAVGAERVIALPGAAEGLVEKFAEHGERRASDGIAVAFASGSGGAGASVLAAATALRAAAEGFRRDVVLVDGAPFGGGLDLLLGIETGMGPRWPDLVVEDGRVAASALHSALPRAAPGLGVLSCGRGGAGRLPSRIGAGAVRAVIEAGRAAGDLVICDVSGERGPHAEQMLDRADLVVLVVRATLRAVAAAESVAAFIGRRNPNQGLVVRGPAPGGLRGGEVAEVLDLPLLAAVRAHGGLAGRLERGGLPTPRRGPLKDAADAVLAVLGAPTVGSGR, encoded by the coding sequence ATGGATATCGACGCCGCGCAGAACGCCCGCACCTCGCCCGCGCTCGTGCTCATCCGGGATGCCGGGTTACGCGACGAGGTCCGCCGGGTGGCGGCGGCCGCGGAACGCGAGCTCGACGAGCGTGAGCCGCCGGTCGGCAGGCATGTCTGGTCCGGAACGCCCCTGGTGATCCTCGACACAGTGGGCGCGCGCTCGTGCGCGGCGGCCGGTTGTGCCCGGCGGGCCGGCGTCGTTCTGGTGACCGACGGGGAGCCCGGACTGTCCGAGTGGCAGGCCGCGGCGGCGGTCGGAGCCGAGCGCGTCATCGCCCTGCCGGGGGCCGCCGAGGGGCTTGTCGAGAAGTTTGCTGAGCACGGCGAGCGGCGTGCTTCCGACGGCATCGCCGTGGCCTTCGCGAGTGGATCCGGCGGCGCGGGCGCCTCGGTTCTCGCCGCCGCGACCGCCCTGCGAGCCGCCGCCGAAGGGTTCCGGCGCGACGTGGTGCTCGTCGACGGCGCGCCCTTCGGCGGCGGTCTCGACCTGCTGTTGGGCATAGAGACCGGTATGGGCCCCCGCTGGCCGGACCTGGTCGTCGAGGACGGCAGGGTCGCGGCCTCGGCACTGCACAGCGCGCTGCCGAGGGCGGCGCCGGGGCTCGGCGTGCTGTCCTGCGGCCGCGGCGGTGCCGGTAGATTGCCGAGCCGCATCGGGGCGGGTGCGGTGCGCGCGGTGATCGAAGCAGGCCGTGCCGCAGGCGATCTCGTGATCTGCGATGTGTCCGGCGAGCGCGGCCCGCACGCGGAGCAGATGCTCGACCGTGCGGATCTGGTGGTGTTGGTCGTGCGGGCGACGCTGCGGGCGGTGGCGGCGGCGGAGTCCGTCGCGGCGTTCATCGGCAGGCGGAATCCCAACCAGGGCTTGGTGGTTCGGGGTCCGGCGCCGGGCGGTCTGCGCGGCGGCGAGGTGGCCGAGGTGCTCGATCTGCCGCTGCTCGCGGCCGTGCGCGCCCACGGGGGTCTCGCGGGTCGCTTGGAACGCGGCGGGCTCCCCACACCGCGGCGCGGACCGCTCAAGGACGCGGCCGATGCCGTGCTGGCCGTGCTCGGTGCGCCGACGGTGGGGAGCGGACGGTGA
- a CDS encoding DUF4244 domain-containing protein: protein MAVSWFHSRRLRARVREAIARLQLRTVRAAAADDGMSTAEYAIGTIAAAAFGAVLYGVVTGDSIVDALTKIIDRALNTTV, encoded by the coding sequence ATGGCGGTTTCGTGGTTTCACTCCCGGCGACTGCGCGCACGCGTACGAGAAGCGATCGCGCGACTCCAGCTCCGCACGGTACGGGCAGCCGCTGCCGACGACGGCATGAGCACAGCCGAGTACGCCATCGGCACGATCGCCGCGGCTGCGTTCGGCGCGGTGCTCTACGGGGTGGTGACCGGAGATTCGATCGTCGACGCGTTGACCAAGATCATCGACCGCGCTTTGAACACCACGGTGTAG
- a CDS encoding Rv3654c family TadE-like protein translates to MNGRSGSSTLWCGGTGRPRWRAERGGATVFACVALVGLIAAALSIGQVGAVVVARHRAQAGADLAALAAAGALDGGVEAGCAAGEKVARRMGARISECRVDGWDATVTVTRNVPRGLFGARTVRAIARAGPVEEEE, encoded by the coding sequence GTGAACGGGAGATCCGGATCGTCGACGCTCTGGTGCGGCGGCACCGGTAGGCCGCGATGGCGAGCGGAGCGGGGTGGGGCGACGGTGTTCGCGTGTGTGGCGTTGGTGGGGTTGATCGCGGCGGCGTTGTCGATCGGGCAGGTGGGGGCGGTGGTGGTGGCGCGGCATCGGGCGCAGGCCGGGGCGGATCTGGCCGCGTTGGCGGCGGCCGGTGCTTTGGACGGCGGGGTCGAGGCGGGGTGTGCGGCGGGGGAGAAGGTGGCGCGGCGGATGGGCGCGCGGATTAGTGAGTGCCGGGTCGACGGATGGGATGCGACGGTGACGGTGACGCGAAATGTACCAAGGGGTCTGTTCGGTGCGCGGACAGTGCGCGCGATCGCGCGGGCAGGTCCGGTCGAAGAAGAAGAGTGA
- a CDS encoding DEAD/DEAH box helicase: MLNRVQSSGLDGDPRLTHVVELPARVAGTTEWPVWAARDVVEALRACGIDAPWTHQTRTAELAAAGRHVVVSTGTASGKSLGYQLPVLTALLEDPKATALYISPTKALGADQLRAVGALTHEGPLRDVHPATYDGDTPAEIRQWVRANARWIFTNPDMLHVGMLRSHQRWARVFRRLRYVVVDECHAYRGVFGSHVALVLRRLRRIAARYGADPVFILCSATTAEPAAAASRLTGAPCVAVTEDGSPQGPRTVALWEPPLLTTLTGENGAPVRRSATSEAARIMADLVVEGARTLTFVRSRRGAELTAMEARRLLTEVDPALAERIAAYRAGYLAEDRRDLETALSDGSLLGAASTNALELGVDIAGLDAVVISGFPGTVASFWQQAGRAGRRTQGSLVVLVARDDPLDTYLVHHPEALLDKPVEATITDPRNPYVLGPQLLCAALELPLTEAEVDELGAAEVLADLAAEGLIRRRVAGADGAARWYVTADAHPHDNVDVRGGIGAPVAIVDGETGRLLGTADAGRAPATLHQGAVHLHQGETYVVDELDLEGGVAFVHAAEPGWTTSARQVTNIAVDAFTEQHRHGAVTSALAQVTVTSQVIGYLRTLPSGEVLDLVELDLPPQTLPTRAVLYTVTPALLAAAGIDPRQAPGALHAAEHAAIGLLPLVATCDRWDIGGVSTAEHPDTGLPTVFVYDGQPGGAGFAERGFAQLHRWLSATLSAIESCACAEGCPSCVQSPKCGNGNHPLDKGAAARLLTAVLAELNDRPGGSFSPGHGADLGS, translated from the coding sequence TTGCTGAATCGTGTCCAAAGTAGCGGCCTCGATGGCGACCCCAGGCTCACCCACGTCGTAGAGCTACCGGCGCGGGTCGCGGGCACCACCGAGTGGCCGGTTTGGGCCGCTCGCGACGTGGTCGAAGCCCTGCGTGCCTGCGGAATCGACGCTCCGTGGACGCATCAGACCAGGACCGCGGAGCTGGCCGCCGCTGGACGGCACGTCGTGGTCAGCACGGGGACCGCGTCCGGTAAATCCCTCGGCTATCAGCTGCCGGTGCTGACGGCTCTATTGGAGGACCCGAAGGCCACCGCCCTATATATCTCGCCGACCAAGGCGCTGGGCGCGGACCAGCTGCGCGCGGTCGGCGCGCTCACCCACGAAGGTCCGCTGCGGGATGTGCATCCGGCGACCTACGACGGTGACACTCCCGCCGAGATCAGGCAGTGGGTCAGGGCGAACGCACGGTGGATCTTCACCAACCCGGACATGCTGCACGTCGGCATGCTGCGCTCGCATCAGCGCTGGGCTCGCGTTTTCCGCAGGCTGCGCTACGTGGTCGTGGACGAATGCCATGCCTACCGGGGCGTCTTCGGCTCGCATGTCGCGCTGGTCCTGCGCAGGCTGCGGCGGATCGCGGCCCGCTACGGCGCCGATCCGGTCTTCATCCTGTGCTCGGCGACCACCGCCGAGCCCGCGGCAGCGGCGTCCCGCCTGACCGGCGCGCCCTGCGTCGCCGTGACCGAGGACGGTTCGCCGCAGGGCCCGCGCACCGTCGCGCTGTGGGAGCCGCCCCTGCTCACGACGCTGACCGGCGAGAACGGTGCGCCGGTCCGCCGCTCGGCGACATCGGAGGCGGCACGGATCATGGCCGATCTGGTGGTCGAGGGCGCGCGGACGCTGACCTTCGTCCGGTCCAGGCGCGGCGCCGAACTCACCGCGATGGAGGCGCGACGGCTGCTCACCGAGGTGGATCCGGCCCTCGCCGAGCGGATCGCCGCCTACCGCGCCGGCTACCTCGCCGAAGATCGGCGCGACCTGGAGACCGCGCTCTCCGACGGTTCCCTGCTCGGCGCGGCCAGCACCAACGCCCTGGAACTGGGCGTGGACATCGCCGGCTTGGACGCGGTGGTGATCTCGGGTTTTCCCGGCACCGTCGCCTCCTTCTGGCAGCAGGCGGGCCGGGCAGGCCGGCGTACCCAGGGTTCGCTCGTCGTGCTCGTGGCCAGGGACGACCCGCTCGACACCTACCTCGTCCACCATCCCGAAGCGCTGCTGGACAAGCCGGTCGAGGCCACCATCACCGACCCACGCAATCCCTATGTACTGGGCCCGCAGCTGCTGTGCGCGGCGCTCGAGCTGCCGCTCACCGAGGCCGAAGTCGACGAACTCGGCGCCGCGGAAGTGCTCGCCGACCTCGCCGCCGAAGGCCTCATCCGGCGTCGTGTCGCAGGTGCGGACGGCGCCGCCCGCTGGTACGTCACCGCGGACGCGCACCCACACGACAACGTCGACGTGCGCGGTGGCATCGGCGCGCCGGTGGCCATCGTGGACGGCGAGACCGGCAGGCTGCTCGGTACCGCAGACGCCGGGCGCGCCCCGGCGACCTTGCACCAAGGCGCCGTCCACCTGCACCAAGGCGAGACCTATGTGGTGGACGAGCTCGACTTGGAGGGTGGCGTCGCGTTCGTGCACGCGGCCGAACCCGGGTGGACGACCAGCGCGCGGCAGGTCACCAACATCGCCGTCGACGCGTTCACCGAACAGCACCGGCACGGGGCGGTGACCAGCGCGTTGGCGCAGGTCACTGTGACCAGCCAGGTGATCGGCTATCTGCGCACCCTGCCCAGCGGCGAGGTGCTCGACTTGGTCGAACTGGATCTGCCGCCGCAGACTTTGCCCACCCGCGCCGTTCTCTACACCGTCACACCCGCGCTCCTGGCCGCCGCCGGTATCGATCCGCGGCAGGCGCCCGGCGCGCTGCACGCCGCGGAGCACGCCGCGATCGGCCTGTTGCCCCTTGTCGCGACCTGTGACCGATGGGACATCGGCGGAGTCTCGACCGCGGAGCACCCGGACACCGGCCTGCCCACCGTCTTCGTCTACGACGGCCAGCCCGGCGGGGCGGGCTTCGCCGAGCGCGGGTTCGCCCAGCTGCACCGCTGGCTCTCGGCGACGCTGTCGGCCATCGAGTCCTGCGCGTGCGCGGAGGGCTGCCCGTCGTGCGTGCAGTCACCCAAGTGCGGCAACGGCAATCACCCGCTCGACAAGGGGGCTGCGGCGCGCCTGTTGACCGCTGTCCTCGCCGAGCTGAACGACCGACCCGGCGGTTCCTTCAGCCCAGGTCACGGTGCTGATCTCGGTTCGTGA
- a CDS encoding type II secretion system F family protein produces the protein MAIETGVATLALAGAFALWPGRVGVSRRLRVLAPVDDATGAKPTKPSAGDPLDIASVFDLLAACLRAGLPMAGAARAVAGGAPPSIGAALCTAADLLALGSEPSAAWERAALEAAGRPGAAEVDSLARMARRSARSGASLAVAVGELADQHRGAVEDAAAARAERAGVLIGGPLGLCFLPAFLCLGIVPVVIGLAGRVLDGGLL, from the coding sequence ATGGCGATCGAGACGGGAGTCGCGACGCTGGCGCTGGCCGGAGCCTTTGCGCTGTGGCCAGGGCGCGTTGGCGTCAGTCGACGACTGCGGGTGCTGGCACCGGTCGACGACGCGACGGGCGCGAAACCGACGAAGCCGAGCGCGGGCGACCCGCTCGATATCGCCTCGGTGTTCGACCTGCTGGCCGCATGTCTGCGGGCGGGTCTCCCGATGGCGGGTGCGGCGCGGGCGGTCGCGGGCGGAGCGCCGCCGTCGATCGGTGCGGCGCTGTGCACAGCCGCGGACCTGCTGGCGCTCGGATCGGAACCGAGCGCGGCGTGGGAGCGCGCGGCGCTGGAAGCGGCGGGGCGACCGGGTGCGGCCGAGGTCGACTCACTGGCCCGGATGGCACGACGCTCGGCGCGCTCCGGCGCGTCGCTGGCGGTGGCCGTGGGAGAACTCGCCGACCAGCACCGCGGCGCGGTCGAGGATGCGGCGGCGGCCCGAGCCGAACGCGCCGGCGTGCTGATCGGCGGCCCGCTAGGCCTGTGCTTCCTGCCCGCGTTTCTCTGCCTGGGCATCGTGCCCGTGGTGATCGGTCTGGCGGGTCGGGTCTTGGATGGCGGTCTCCTATGA
- a CDS encoding TadE family type IV pilus minor pilin — protein sequence MEAAIALGSLVVAVMACLGALLAASTQVRCVDAAREAARLAARGDEPRAVTTARQVAPPNATIVLRTEGAHVVAVVSARAPLLPLELRAEAVAALEPEVTR from the coding sequence GTGGAGGCGGCGATCGCGCTCGGGTCTCTCGTCGTCGCGGTGATGGCCTGCCTCGGCGCACTGCTAGCGGCGTCGACGCAGGTCCGCTGCGTCGACGCCGCCCGCGAGGCGGCGCGCTTGGCGGCGCGCGGTGACGAACCTCGCGCGGTCACCACCGCCAGGCAGGTCGCCCCACCGAACGCCACCATCGTGCTCCGCACGGAAGGCGCTCACGTCGTCGCTGTGGTCTCCGCACGAGCACCCCTCCTTCCCCTCGAGCTGCGCGCAGAGGCTGTGGCGGCCCTGGAACCGGAGGTGACGCGGTGA
- a CDS encoding HAD family hydrolase — MTAEGDQTTVSDHRAGAATTANSTPSRRGRVAAFFDLDKTVIAKSSTFVFSKPFFAQGLLNRRAVLESSYAHFLFLLSGADHDQMERMREHLTKMCAGWDVEQVKSIVAETLHELVDPLIYAEAADLIADHKIRGHDVVIVSASGEEMVGPIAEALGATHTAATRMVVEDGKYTGEVEFYCYGAGKVEAIEKLAATEGYDLSRCYAYSDSVTDLPMLSAVGHPTAVNPDRNLRREAVARGWPILTFSNPVSLWARFQSPSSTTLAATAAVGLSAVLAGAISYRLLRRRR, encoded by the coding sequence GTGACGGCCGAGGGCGACCAGACAACCGTTTCCGACCACCGGGCGGGCGCCGCGACGACGGCGAACAGCACCCCGAGCAGACGCGGGCGCGTCGCCGCGTTCTTCGATCTGGACAAAACGGTGATCGCCAAATCGAGCACCTTCGTGTTCAGCAAGCCGTTCTTCGCCCAGGGTCTGCTCAACCGCAGAGCGGTGCTGGAGAGCAGCTACGCGCACTTCTTGTTCCTGCTCTCCGGCGCCGACCACGACCAGATGGAGCGCATGCGCGAACATCTCACCAAGATGTGCGCGGGCTGGGACGTCGAACAGGTGAAATCCATTGTCGCCGAGACGCTTCACGAGCTGGTCGATCCGCTGATCTACGCCGAGGCCGCGGATCTCATCGCCGACCACAAGATTCGGGGCCACGACGTGGTGATCGTCTCGGCCTCGGGCGAGGAGATGGTCGGGCCCATCGCGGAGGCGCTCGGCGCCACGCACACCGCGGCCACCAGGATGGTCGTCGAGGACGGCAAGTACACCGGCGAGGTCGAGTTCTACTGCTACGGCGCTGGCAAGGTCGAGGCCATCGAAAAGCTTGCCGCCACAGAGGGTTACGACCTCTCACGCTGCTACGCCTATTCCGATTCGGTGACCGACCTGCCGATGCTGAGCGCCGTCGGCCACCCGACTGCGGTGAACCCGGATCGCAATCTGCGCCGCGAGGCGGTCGCGCGCGGCTGGCCGATCCTCACCTTCTCCAACCCCGTCTCGCTGTGGGCGCGGTTCCAGTCGCCCTCGTCCACCACCCTTGCCGCGACGGCGGCTGTCGGACTCAGCGCGGTGCTGGCCGGAGCCATCAGTTACCGCCTGCTGCGCCGCCGCCGCTGA
- a CDS encoding dipeptide ABC transporter ATP-binding protein, with translation MPDRPLLEIRNLNVCFSSEGRRVPAVQDVSLAVYPGQTVAIVGESGSGKTTTAHAVIDLLPGTGQVTSGSIVFDGKDLTKASKKEIVAVRGRGIGLVPQDPMSNLNPVWKVGFQVRETLAANGIAKGSAARKRAVELLEEAGMPDAARRVNQYPHEFSGGMRQRALIAIGLSCRPKLLIADEPTSALDVTVQHQILDHLDSLTSELGTAVLLITHDLGLAAERAEHLVVMYRGRVVESGPALRILRDPQHAYTKKLVNSAPSLASQRLSAVRKRIEIREQAVEVAEQSAVESVDVVVAERLTKVFPIRGGTPWKSSELRAVDDVSFRLRRGTTTAIVGESGSGKSTVAQMVLGLLAPTSGAVTFDGRDVARLDAKSAFAFRRRVQAIFQDPYGSLDPMYSIFRTIEEPLRTHKIGTPKERAATVRDLLDKVSLPASVQRRYPNELSGGQRQRVAIARALALSPEVVVCDEAVSALDVLVQAQILNLLNDLQAELGLSYLFISHDLAVVRQIADDVLVMQQGRVVEAAAAEEVFDHPREDYTRRLLDAIPGRDLLAG, from the coding sequence ATGCCGGACCGTCCGTTGCTCGAGATCCGCAATCTGAACGTCTGTTTCAGCTCCGAAGGCAGGCGGGTGCCCGCCGTGCAGGACGTCAGCCTCGCCGTATACCCGGGGCAGACCGTGGCGATCGTCGGGGAGTCGGGTTCGGGGAAGACCACCACCGCGCACGCCGTCATCGACCTGTTGCCCGGCACCGGTCAGGTCACCTCGGGGTCGATCGTCTTCGACGGCAAGGATCTCACCAAGGCGTCGAAGAAGGAGATCGTGGCGGTGCGCGGTCGCGGCATCGGGCTGGTGCCGCAGGATCCGATGTCCAATCTGAACCCGGTGTGGAAGGTCGGCTTCCAGGTGCGGGAGACATTGGCGGCCAATGGGATCGCCAAAGGATCCGCCGCGCGCAAGCGGGCCGTCGAACTGCTCGAGGAAGCCGGTATGCCGGATGCCGCGCGCCGGGTGAACCAGTACCCGCACGAGTTCTCCGGCGGCATGCGGCAGCGGGCGCTGATCGCGATCGGGTTGTCGTGTCGTCCCAAGCTGTTGATCGCGGACGAGCCGACTTCGGCGCTGGACGTCACGGTGCAACACCAGATTCTCGACCATCTCGATTCGTTGACCAGCGAACTGGGCACCGCCGTCCTGCTCATCACGCACGATCTCGGGCTGGCGGCCGAGCGAGCGGAGCACCTGGTGGTGATGTACCGCGGGCGGGTGGTGGAATCCGGTCCCGCGCTGCGCATCCTGCGCGATCCGCAGCACGCCTACACCAAGAAGCTGGTGAACTCCGCGCCCTCGCTCGCCTCGCAGCGCCTCTCGGCGGTGCGCAAGCGGATCGAGATCCGGGAGCAGGCGGTGGAGGTGGCCGAACAGTCCGCGGTCGAGTCGGTCGATGTCGTTGTCGCCGAGCGCCTCACGAAGGTGTTCCCGATCCGGGGCGGCACGCCGTGGAAGTCTTCGGAGCTCCGCGCCGTCGACGACGTGTCCTTCCGGCTGCGCCGCGGGACCACTACGGCCATCGTCGGCGAATCCGGTTCGGGCAAGTCGACGGTCGCGCAGATGGTGCTCGGCCTGCTCGCGCCAACCTCCGGCGCGGTGACCTTCGACGGACGCGATGTCGCGAGGCTGGATGCAAAGAGCGCGTTCGCCTTTCGCCGACGGGTGCAGGCGATCTTCCAGGACCCGTACGGCTCGCTCGACCCGATGTACTCGATCTTCCGCACGATCGAGGAGCCGCTGCGCACGCACAAGATCGGCACTCCGAAAGAGCGCGCCGCGACGGTGCGGGATCTGCTGGACAAGGTGTCGCTGCCCGCCTCGGTGCAGCGGCGATATCCGAACGAGCTGTCCGGCGGTCAGCGTCAGCGGGTCGCGATCGCGCGGGCGCTCGCGCTGTCGCCCGAAGTGGTGGTCTGCGACGAGGCCGTGTCCGCGCTGGACGTGCTCGTGCAGGCGCAGATCCTGAACCTGCTCAACGACCTGCAGGCCGAGCTGGGTCTGTCGTACCTGTTCATCTCGCACGACCTGGCCGTTGTGCGCCAGATCGCCGACGACGTGCTGGTCATGCAGCAGGGCCGGGTCGTCGAGGCAGCGGCCGCCGAGGAGGTCTTCGACCATCCGCGCGAGGACTACACGCGCAGGCTGCTCGACGCGATCCCCGGGCGGGATCTGCTCGCGGGGTGA